A region from the Flexibacter flexilis DSM 6793 genome encodes:
- a CDS encoding HEAT repeat domain-containing protein yields the protein MEKQQYLVISEETSLADIANKFYFYKWDWMDEVDEQESSPYTRWYLDKQTNTSIYYREEQKDVFSSRYFYVKGTDIDNTILQLRDAATILSQEDLVKNFNQETDSLKRGSAIYQLGIILTLEAFTPSILAVFAAGLQDSIPGVRIASLWGMAWPHWAEFKPLVEQALQDEDTGVQKTAKALLNALEKANK from the coding sequence ATGGAAAAGCAACAATATTTGGTGATTTCTGAAGAAACTAGCCTTGCCGATATCGCTAATAAATTTTATTTTTATAAGTGGGATTGGATGGATGAAGTAGATGAGCAAGAATCCAGTCCTTACACTCGATGGTATCTTGACAAGCAAACCAATACGAGCATCTATTACAGAGAAGAACAGAAAGATGTATTTTCATCAAGGTATTTTTATGTAAAAGGTACTGATATTGATAACACCATCCTGCAATTACGAGATGCGGCAACCATTTTGTCTCAAGAAGATCTGGTAAAAAATTTCAATCAAGAAACCGATAGTTTAAAGCGTGGAAGTGCAATTTATCAGCTTGGCATTATTCTAACTCTTGAGGCGTTTACGCCATCAATCTTGGCAGTTTTTGCGGCAGGCCTGCAAGACAGTATTCCAGGCGTTCGTATTGCATCACTTTGGGGTATGGCGTGGCCGCATTGGGCTGAATTTAAACCGTTAGTTGAGCAAGCTCTACAAGATGAGGATACTGGGGTGCAAAAAACTGCGAAAGCATTGCTTAACGCACTTGAAAAAGCCAATAAGTAA
- a CDS encoding leucine-rich repeat domain-containing protein — MELSTSITQQLSRLGIEIDKDTQLVKISTDETAFVVPEPMSCFLNSWNKFKKKLFFDKYEEGIPTNPIEIIYPDEVDRENQAISGQPFVSMFWDSHYSYYMLRADDPNPDDPDYYFLDHDDYESEELEPQGKLSDLLSCLYTREQANALVKEEVDEDEVEEIGLYRWICDTYGNPVERIKAEDCEIESLKGLDVYTDLKILSLSNNNISDISKLDALKNLEELSLNYNQITDISAVANKIRLKYFSIKENNVIDILALETCENLQILDLCNNKISDISPIKKLHQLKNIFLRNNPINDYSPLASLPKLELVTVSKISDDELAKLKQLLGEKVKIDNN, encoded by the coding sequence ATGGAATTATCTACAAGTATAACCCAGCAATTAAGCAGATTAGGCATTGAAATTGACAAGGACACACAGCTTGTGAAAATTAGTACCGACGAAACAGCATTTGTTGTGCCAGAGCCAATGAGTTGCTTTCTGAATAGTTGGAATAAATTCAAGAAAAAGCTGTTTTTCGATAAATATGAAGAAGGTATTCCCACGAACCCTATCGAAATAATATATCCAGATGAAGTTGATCGAGAAAATCAAGCAATTAGCGGTCAACCATTTGTATCAATGTTTTGGGACAGCCATTATTCGTACTACATGCTCAGGGCAGACGATCCAAACCCTGACGATCCAGACTATTATTTCCTTGATCATGATGATTATGAGTCTGAAGAGCTAGAGCCACAGGGCAAACTAAGCGATTTGCTTTCATGCCTATACACGCGCGAACAGGCAAACGCGCTTGTAAAAGAAGAAGTGGACGAGGATGAAGTGGAGGAAATTGGCCTTTACCGCTGGATTTGCGATACTTATGGAAATCCTGTTGAAAGAATTAAGGCTGAAGATTGTGAGATTGAATCGCTTAAAGGGTTGGATGTTTATACGGATTTGAAAATTCTAAGTCTTTCCAACAACAATATTTCAGATATTTCTAAGCTTGATGCGCTAAAAAATTTGGAAGAATTGTCATTGAATTATAATCAGATTACGGATATTTCGGCAGTTGCAAACAAAATACGATTAAAGTATTTTTCCATCAAGGAAAATAATGTTATTGATATTTTGGCTCTCGAAACCTGCGAAAATCTTCAAATTTTGGATTTATGCAACAATAAAATTTCCGATATTTCGCCCATTAAAAAGCTACATCAGCTAAAAAATATCTTTTTGAGGAACAATCCGATTAATGATTATTCACCTCTGGCATCATTACCCAAATTAGAACTGGTTACAGTTAGTAAAATCAGTGATGATGAGTTGGCGAAGTTAAAACAATTATTGGGCGAAAAAGTAAAAATTGACAACAACTAG
- a CDS encoding WGR domain-containing protein, translating to MKKWLEYNDENSSKFWEIEVIDNIFFVRYGKINSDRKTQEKAFANNEIALKEANKLIAEKMKKGYTENGNNTFITKKNSKNLSPYLNDIYGLDLNWDHSLDDCDINIFPNFCVESIYSIGSTGHNHLVKCILPEVDPQHYPIAIYSEEEGTSKVIAATIETWFPSYLIYRVNNLMEYYWHCEKNGYLDSAEFTIKDLNNILEFRENITAICKDFDNENFLYILPNLFKTIETKSKDQWNYKEYLKIAEKGSVISKYIALEQNSSEVELSQFFIENKTFNAAIFALFKPNTVVKQEIALEVFKRRLNHDFGNSSEIINLIINCANSCNSYISKDSPYKPLLEIIVSKSDNNIIFSDEFFELGKRLKKAELYNEAISAFENAMYFSTGENEEFHFNAFKALKGIAKKINDKAYEKYISKYAKIVKEYEE from the coding sequence ATGAAAAAATGGCTTGAATACAACGACGAAAATTCCAGCAAATTCTGGGAAATAGAAGTAATTGATAACATTTTTTTTGTGCGATACGGCAAAATCAATTCTGATAGAAAAACGCAAGAAAAGGCATTTGCCAACAACGAAATTGCGTTAAAAGAAGCGAATAAACTAATTGCCGAAAAAATGAAAAAAGGTTATACAGAAAATGGCAATAATACGTTTATTACTAAAAAAAATTCTAAAAATTTATCCCCGTATTTGAACGATATTTATGGGCTTGATCTGAATTGGGATCATAGTCTTGACGACTGTGATATAAATATTTTTCCAAACTTTTGCGTTGAAAGTATTTATTCAATTGGCAGTACGGGGCACAACCATTTGGTTAAATGTATTTTACCTGAAGTCGATCCTCAGCATTATCCTATTGCTATATATAGCGAAGAGGAAGGCACGTCAAAAGTGATTGCAGCTACGATCGAAACGTGGTTTCCTTCTTATTTAATTTATAGGGTAAACAATTTAATGGAATATTATTGGCATTGCGAAAAGAATGGCTATCTGGATAGTGCTGAATTTACCATCAAAGATTTGAATAATATCTTAGAATTTAGGGAAAATATCACTGCAATTTGCAAGGATTTCGACAATGAAAACTTTTTGTATATTCTTCCAAATCTTTTTAAAACTATTGAAACAAAATCAAAAGATCAATGGAATTATAAAGAATATCTCAAAATAGCTGAAAAAGGATCTGTTATTTCTAAATACATTGCGTTAGAACAAAATAGTTCCGAAGTTGAATTGTCTCAATTTTTCATTGAAAATAAAACGTTTAACGCCGCTATTTTTGCTCTTTTTAAACCCAATACTGTTGTAAAGCAAGAGATTGCATTAGAGGTGTTCAAAAGAAGGCTGAATCACGATTTTGGCAATAGCTCCGAAATTATAAACCTAATAATAAACTGTGCAAACAGTTGTAATTCATATATCAGTAAAGATTCTCCCTATAAACCATTGCTGGAAATTATAGTCAGTAAATCAGATAACAACATTATTTTTAGTGATGAATTTTTTGAATTAGGTAAACGATTAAAAAAGGCTGAATTATACAATGAAGCCATTTCTGCATTCGAAAATGCGATGTATTTTAGTACAGGTGAAAATGAAGAATTTCATTTCAATGCCTTCAAAGCTTTAAAAGGAATTGCAAAAAAAATTAATGATAAGGCGTATGAGAAGTACATTTCTAAATATGCAAAAATCGTAAAAGAATACGAGGAATAG
- a CDS encoding leucine-rich repeat domain-containing protein produces MKDKDYLKSEEIINASLGGFMGKTLTNETKGIELFHTFKGAKTFAPLLVAPNIEYIRIRTDAKIPEFDSIVELNKLRKIVLEGNLTINSLTALEKFPKLKELELQKIFPLLDGLKLNIEKLEIASTTLDKVSYLRNMPNLKHVSLGNSVIYTNINDSTDFSAIKQIEYLYILSRSLTKLDNLKVLKNLRSLWIPANRKLKSIEGIQEMNNLDVFAFYRTDVKDLSPVSGLNLKYISGGETNIKTLKGVHLKDIIRLELNSTLLKKFDAESMPNLEYLSLFNTPLNSLNELENFSSIKQLSLESCNDISDFSILGKMPNLEILDLHKISIPEDTLIKILDAPKLKIINVEGNDAIKNIEPNSAITKARERNIHFCYKNREYAEFMRNYDKRFGTLAYYMHLFEGDKNKWTYLSDKGFHV; encoded by the coding sequence ATGAAAGACAAAGATTATTTAAAGTCAGAAGAAATAATAAATGCTTCTTTGGGAGGGTTTATGGGCAAAACGCTGACGAATGAAACCAAAGGTATTGAATTATTTCATACATTTAAAGGCGCAAAAACATTTGCACCTTTATTGGTAGCACCCAATATTGAATATATTCGGATTCGCACAGATGCAAAAATCCCTGAATTTGATAGCATTGTGGAGTTAAATAAATTACGGAAAATTGTACTTGAAGGTAATTTAACAATCAATTCGCTTACTGCACTTGAAAAATTTCCGAAACTAAAGGAGTTAGAACTTCAAAAAATATTTCCATTGCTGGATGGTTTAAAGCTAAACATCGAGAAATTAGAAATTGCAAGCACGACTTTGGATAAAGTTAGTTATTTGCGCAATATGCCCAACCTCAAACATGTATCTTTGGGCAATAGTGTCATTTATACCAATATCAATGATTCAACAGATTTCTCGGCAATAAAGCAAATAGAATACCTTTATATTCTTTCAAGAAGCTTGACCAAATTAGACAATCTGAAAGTATTAAAAAATCTACGCTCTTTGTGGATTCCTGCTAATAGAAAACTTAAAAGCATCGAAGGTATTCAAGAAATGAATAATCTTGATGTTTTTGCTTTTTACAGAACTGATGTTAAAGATTTATCGCCAGTTTCAGGACTAAATTTAAAATACATTTCTGGTGGAGAAACTAATATTAAAACCCTTAAAGGTGTTCATCTAAAAGATATTATACGGCTTGAATTAAACAGCACACTTCTGAAGAAATTTGATGCTGAATCAATGCCAAATCTTGAATATCTTAGCCTGTTTAATACTCCTTTAAATAGCCTTAATGAGCTTGAAAACTTCTCCTCAATAAAACAATTATCTCTTGAATCTTGTAATGATATTTCGGATTTTTCTATTTTAGGTAAAATGCCTAATTTAGAAATTCTTGATTTGCATAAAATTTCAATACCTGAGGATACACTCATTAAGATATTGGATGCTCCAAAGCTCAAAATTATCAATGTTGAAGGAAATGACGCGATAAAAAACATAGAGCCGAATAGTGCTATAACAAAGGCTCGTGAACGAAATATTCATTTCTGTTATAAAAACAGAGAGTATGCCGAATTTATGCGTAATTATGATAAACGCTTTGGCACTCTGGCATATTATATGCATCTTTTTGAAGGTGATAAAAACAAATGGACTTATCTTTCAGATAAAGGGTTTCATGTATAG
- a CDS encoding DUF6892 domain-containing protein gives MSIIQFKDRNFKLAVIQELMYNKKLLSPEFDIWESANNFFDRKIDINQEGYEIIPEVLEYYLNIEITEELAKNITKIYQNGGDDVYMNIIPYWDGEDDEFNIKSAEDAKYFPNMKNAVVFYDNDDSILDAFRKQGIDAKWL, from the coding sequence ATGAGTATAATACAATTTAAAGATCGCAATTTTAAGCTTGCAGTTATTCAAGAGTTAATGTACAACAAGAAACTGCTCTCTCCTGAATTTGATATATGGGAATCGGCCAACAATTTTTTTGATAGAAAAATAGACATTAACCAAGAGGGTTACGAAATCATACCTGAAGTACTTGAATATTATTTAAATATAGAAATTACAGAAGAATTGGCTAAGAATATTACCAAAATATATCAGAATGGTGGAGATGATGTCTATATGAATATTATACCGTATTGGGACGGCGAAGATGATGAATTTAATATCAAGTCGGCAGAAGACGCTAAATATTTTCCAAACATGAAAAACGCTGTTGTTTTTTATGATAACGATGATTCAATTTTGGATGCATTTAGAAAACAAGGAATTGATGCTAAATGGCTATAA
- a CDS encoding ankyrin repeat domain-containing protein: protein MSKLQDLIFSKDLEGIANLVKSGQATANDENGERTALSLAAACGYTDVMKCLIELGADINKSNSGDLGYTPIIEAAREGKLEAITFLIEAGANVESVDTRNGTALLHACISAHNDILQLLIKAGANVNATDNDGQTPLHYLCRFAVSWGSGMVSETINGVTKKIENQRFKQHTEIFLTLLKNGADVNLVTNYGFTALTLAADTDAYQFIPLLVEKKADANFQNSKGFAPMHAACEKGNLLVVEALIKCGANVNVIDNDGFTPLLGACMSSNVAIAKILLTNGAKKDIPAKISYGKVAAGDIPLNVAEKIGNQEMINLLK from the coding sequence ATGAGTAAATTACAAGATTTAATTTTCAGTAAAGACTTAGAAGGCATTGCAAACCTCGTGAAGTCAGGCCAAGCTACTGCTAACGATGAAAATGGAGAACGTACTGCGCTTTCCTTAGCCGCAGCCTGCGGTTATACGGATGTAATGAAGTGCCTGATTGAACTTGGAGCTGACATTAACAAATCCAATAGCGGAGATTTGGGTTACACGCCAATTATTGAGGCTGCCCGAGAAGGTAAATTGGAAGCTATTACGTTTTTGATAGAGGCTGGTGCGAATGTCGAATCTGTTGATACACGCAATGGAACCGCCTTGTTGCATGCTTGCATTTCTGCCCACAACGATATTCTTCAGTTATTAATCAAGGCTGGGGCTAACGTAAATGCAACTGATAACGACGGTCAAACGCCTTTACATTACTTATGTCGTTTTGCGGTTTCGTGGGGAAGTGGGATGGTTTCCGAGACAATCAATGGCGTTACAAAAAAGATTGAAAATCAACGATTTAAACAACATACCGAAATATTTTTAACCTTGCTTAAGAATGGAGCAGACGTAAATCTTGTAACCAATTATGGTTTTACAGCCCTTACGCTTGCTGCCGATACTGATGCTTATCAGTTTATTCCGTTGTTGGTTGAGAAAAAAGCGGATGCCAATTTTCAGAATTCCAAAGGTTTTGCGCCAATGCATGCCGCCTGCGAAAAAGGCAATTTGTTGGTGGTGGAAGCCTTGATAAAATGCGGTGCTAATGTCAATGTAATTGATAACGATGGTTTTACACCGCTTTTAGGTGCTTGTATGTCTTCTAACGTGGCCATTGCAAAAATTCTTTTAACCAATGGAGCAAAAAAAGACATTCCTGCGAAAATATCTTACGGAAAAGTGGCCGCAGGTGATATTCCTTTGAATGTAGCCGAAAAAATTGGTAATCAGGAGATGATTAATCTTTTGAAATAA
- a CDS encoding Imm26 family immunity protein, with protein MGKIKRRLKIGDIFAINLPDGSCVTGRIMFYTKKQLPLNNEDSKTNQGTWMMTIGGGVYVDIYKDLKQKPDLLISEPLFRGIFISTALLSDGTWEIISNVPVNPQDVEFPQYVISIPPGVGSWFYVRGEVCLSLPGEKGYNQWHGISCKMIMHTDITRFILKYLNLQETKDSLEKMDLRYHPEKNLVYETLGLNPDESYDSFSKRNGYDIGRFF; from the coding sequence ATGGGCAAAATCAAAAGGCGACTAAAAATAGGTGATATATTCGCCATTAATTTACCTGATGGAAGTTGCGTTACAGGACGGATAATGTTCTATACAAAAAAACAACTTCCATTAAATAACGAAGATAGCAAGACTAATCAGGGCACATGGATGATGACAATCGGTGGCGGGGTGTATGTTGATATTTATAAAGACTTGAAACAAAAACCCGATTTATTGATTTCTGAACCATTGTTTCGTGGCATTTTTATTTCTACCGCATTGCTTTCTGACGGTACTTGGGAAATTATTAGCAATGTTCCTGTTAACCCACAAGACGTTGAATTCCCTCAGTACGTTATAAGTATTCCTCCTGGGGTTGGTTCATGGTTCTATGTTCGGGGTGAAGTATGCTTGAGTTTACCAGGCGAAAAAGGTTATAATCAATGGCATGGAATATCGTGCAAGATGATTATGCACACCGATATTACTCGGTTTATTTTAAAATACTTGAATTTACAAGAAACAAAGGATTCGTTGGAAAAAATGGATCTCAGGTATCATCCTGAAAAAAATCTAGTTTATGAAACTTTAGGCTTAAATCCTGACGAATCTTATGACTCTTTTTCAAAAAGAAATGGATACGACATTGGTAGATTCTTCTAA
- a CDS encoding Imm5 family immunity protein: MENKSTLFHIGDEFYCRIIKGHQESDYEDLIHNLYYPEEIWNWNAEKGMHLNPKTDISEEELVQFDGNDIILEIAKFVQGNKVSSWLLARLWYLTDGYIINTINSLDNNLVGSSDGGDFYTYMLIENTREPIGVLEFRGSPDYSSITITKRSVDFKVQNLTHFYRQFAAKLLDEQRQLSICEITVKDPELLLYPYKYGWNGQELLRYSEYDVLEWFTNNGMQELRLILETALENIKNNPLHHLEKGIRNTVISQIKSHKIFTQHYKTSDFSIIQRLEMHCIQYTGKIWSDIWPNNETFKRLQQVFYQLKSSKIQSSKIVFSFEKEWKYMQQWVEETYLTDTNHKRHKFAASFVGLAMVLSIHNIRNNSKNEVDSASNWEIDSETDFYIEDIHFYAACAYANGLPYKKDGFEIGDSQKYLTFWRWWLFEAIPQAYR, translated from the coding sequence ATGGAGAATAAATCAACTTTATTTCATATTGGAGATGAATTTTATTGCCGAATAATTAAAGGTCATCAAGAATCAGATTATGAAGATTTGATTCATAATTTATATTATCCTGAAGAAATATGGAATTGGAATGCAGAAAAAGGAATGCACCTTAATCCTAAAACTGATATTTCGGAAGAAGAATTGGTTCAGTTTGATGGCAATGATATTATACTGGAGATAGCAAAATTTGTGCAAGGGAATAAGGTTTCCTCTTGGTTATTAGCACGTTTATGGTACTTAACAGATGGGTATATTATAAACACAATAAATAGTTTAGATAATAATTTGGTCGGCAGTTCAGATGGTGGCGATTTTTATACTTACATGCTTATCGAAAATACTCGCGAACCTATTGGAGTTCTAGAATTTAGAGGCTCACCCGATTATTCAAGTATTACTATTACAAAGAGATCAGTGGATTTTAAGGTCCAAAATTTAACGCATTTCTATCGTCAATTTGCAGCTAAATTATTGGATGAACAAAGGCAGTTGAGCATTTGTGAAATTACAGTAAAAGACCCAGAATTATTATTATATCCCTACAAATACGGTTGGAATGGACAAGAATTATTAAGATATTCGGAATACGATGTTCTTGAATGGTTTACCAATAATGGAATGCAGGAATTAAGGCTAATTTTAGAAACTGCATTAGAAAATATAAAAAATAATCCTCTACATCATTTAGAAAAAGGAATCAGAAATACCGTAATTTCTCAAATAAAATCGCATAAAATATTTACACAGCATTACAAAACGTCTGACTTTTCGATTATTCAACGTTTAGAAATGCATTGTATTCAATATACTGGAAAAATTTGGAGTGATATTTGGCCAAATAATGAGACATTCAAACGATTACAGCAAGTTTTTTATCAATTAAAATCTTCTAAAATTCAATCCAGTAAAATCGTATTTTCTTTTGAAAAAGAATGGAAATATATGCAACAATGGGTAGAAGAAACATATTTAACAGATACCAATCACAAACGCCATAAATTCGCCGCTTCATTTGTTGGACTCGCTATGGTTTTATCAATTCATAATATACGCAATAATTCAAAAAATGAGGTTGATTCAGCGTCAAATTGGGAAATAGATTCTGAAACAGATTTTTACATAGAAGATATTCATTTTTATGCAGCTTGTGCTTATGCAAATGGGCTTCCGTATAAAAAAGATGGCTTCGAAATTGGCGATTCGCAGAAGTATCTAACATTTTGGCGATGGTGGCTTTTTGAGGCAATACCGCAAGCATATCGTTAA
- a CDS encoding SMI1/KNR4 family protein yields the protein MRNKIPKFNIEMSLQGDPLSVNDIEKAEEQLGRQIPDEYKAFLLQFNGGHPEPCNFVRPMHDTAIDSVSLFYGLFLKYSYNLIGIYNEYAMRMPTEFLPIASVGGCQICICTDGENIGKLYFWDSDEENPDEEQPCYDNIYLLSDSFTAFINSLS from the coding sequence ATGAGAAATAAAATACCCAAATTTAATATAGAAATGAGTTTGCAAGGAGATCCATTAAGCGTAAACGACATAGAAAAAGCAGAGGAACAATTAGGACGGCAAATACCTGACGAATACAAAGCATTTTTACTTCAATTCAATGGTGGACACCCTGAACCATGCAATTTTGTACGCCCAATGCATGATACCGCAATAGATAGTGTAAGCCTTTTTTATGGTTTATTTTTAAAATACTCTTATAATTTGATTGGGATATACAATGAGTACGCAATGCGAATGCCTACTGAATTTTTGCCAATAGCAAGTGTTGGAGGTTGTCAAATTTGTATTTGCACAGATGGTGAAAATATTGGAAAGCTTTACTTTTGGGATAGTGATGAAGAAAATCCTGATGAAGAACAACCATGTTACGATAATATTTATTTATTGTCGGATTCTTTTACTGCTTTTATAAACTCTTTATCTTAG